The window TCACCCCcggggggaaagaccttgtcaatttaccctatctgtgcccctcatgcttttataaacccttctaaggtcacccctcaacctctgaagctccagggaaaatagtctcagTCTATTCCATCTTTAAGGGATCCCAGATTgttgttttaaatatttacattttagGCTGTGAGAGAGGAGTGTGCTGCTTGAATGGCAAGTGGACTCCGGTAGAGACACTGCTGTGGAGCATGCACCAGTTTGATGCATCGCAGCGCTGCTGAACCAGTCAGATACCTGGCAACACTGCAGGTGGGATGGCACCATCAATGACCCAGGCTGCTGGAGAAACTAGATTGTTGCTCCGAGCCCTGGTGCCCTCTAAGTTAGGGCACATTGTTTTGAGTACTGTGTGGGGAACAGGTGGGCAGTTCTGCAGATCCACGGGTGAGGTGTTGAGAGTACATCCATTGCTGGCTTTGTGATCACTAATATGGCTTATTACAGACAGGAAGCCCCTTCATTAGTCATGGAGTGACCATAGAGGAGGATCTCACCCAGGGAGCTGGTTGCTTCTACACAATGTATTGGTTTCTCATGACCCTGGCAGAACACGGGTCAGGAGAGCGCGTTGCCCCAGTTTAACATTCATTGGCACAGTTGGTAATTGGCCATTACCACATTGCTCAGCCTCCCAATGCTAGCAATGTGCCATGGTTTGGAAGATGCCTTGTACCACCACTTTGCAGCCCTCCTActtctcaaggagaaagtgaggtctgcagatgctggagatcagagctgaaaatgtgtcgctggaaaagcgcagcaggtcaggcagcatccaaggaacaggagattcgacgtttcgggcataagcccttcctgaggaagggcttaggcccgaaacgtccaatctcctgttccttggatgctgcctgacctgctgcgcttttccagcgacacattttcagctcccacttctcagcccattttccAGTCTGCTCCGTTTCAATTATTAACGGCACTGTCAGCTTGGAAAATCCACCTTGAGCAAATGTGGGAATGCATTCCCTCAGAATCTAATGACAGTTGGAAATTAAAAGGAAACTTTTTGTTTTAAGTTTTGTATCTCTGTCTCTTATGCCTGTCTTAACTCAATCTTTTATTTTGCATTTCATTTACTATACCTGATTTGACATTGAATGAACAAACTTGCACTCCCTGGCCCAGGACGTGGTGTGGTGCAGTAACAAATAAACGTTGCCTTTGGGTTCGCTGGTCTGTCCTGGAGATATAGGAGAAGgtgaggctgcagatgctggagatcagagtcggggtgtgtttctggaaaagcacagcaggtcaggcagtatctgaggagcaggagaatcgacgttttgggtgagagcccttcatcaggaatgaggcttggctGGCTGAAGAgcttaatttttgttttattaatgcACTGTATCATTCAGGACATTTGTTGCTCACTAATAATTCCATCTGATCATTCACAGTACGAGTAATGAATTGGGGATACCAAGTTGTTTCAACAGTTATAGCTGTAAAGAAGTTAAGAGCATCATAGCATGAAAAATTTGAGCTGGAGTGAACCTCAAGATTCCTTCACCATTGGGAAGTGGCAGTGACTGATTGTCTATCTAATAGGTCTCTCAATTCCTTTCGTGACCAAGATTTCAGACTTGAATATGCTCACTGACTGAACAATCATGTGCTGCTTCCTAGTAATAGATACtgcttagccagtgacaccctcatcctgtgaatgaatgaatgaaaaagagAGGTTTGTCCAGTTTTCCATGAGTGGTCTTATTCCATGGAAAGTTGTCTGACCGAAATTATGATCTTAGTAACTGTTTCAAGTTCTCCCTTTATTATTCTGTTGAACCTGATCATATTCCTCTCACTGCTGGATAAATCTTAATGCCCTGTTAGGCTATCAAGTAAATCTATCTCATTGCCAGATTGAACATGGGCTGTCAGCGACACCCCCGTCCCATAATTATATACAAAGCAACATGGTACTGTCACCAATCCTATCTAACCAAAGTGGAGACATGAATCAATCACAGTCTAATCAGTCAGTGGTGGTCTCAGCATAGTGTGAACTGGCACTTTTGGCAACGCAAGTGGGCACCACTAGGATTATGAACCCAGGATCTCCTGTTGACTAGGCAGGCACCTTAACCATCTAAGCCATGGCACCATAGGAGGATGTGACATCGAACTTTTGACAAAGGAAGCAGGCACCACtgggcctgaactgctgtgctcttccagcaccactaatccagaatctggtttccagcatctgcagtcattgtttttactacaGTGTGAACTGGCAATTGGGACAAATTCAGAATAAATAGGTAGCATTGCATCAGTCAGCAATTGATTATTATGTTCAGAAGAAATCAATAAAGTGAATTGtttattttgtctgtttttaatTTGAAGTATTTCAGAATCATATCATGCAACATTGGCTTTCATCACAGTATATAATTTAACACATTGAAAAATGTGAATATAGCAACCTCTTGTTACTGATTTTAGATATTACTAGGTCAGAGGTCAGgtaacaccaggtttatttgaaatcacaagctttcagagcgcagttccttcatcaggtgaacttTCCAGTAACTCTAGTGAATAAGCACTTCACCgacgaaagcttgtgatttcaaataaagctgtagGCTAtatcctggtgtcatgtgacttctgaccttgtccaccccagtccaacactggcaactccacACCTTAAATATGATTGATGTTTTGAGGTAAAATCAACATTGCTGTACTCATAAATTGAAGTTCTGCCAGTTGTACCATCCTTTTGGTGTGCTATCTGTTTGTTATGTCGGTCTATCCAAAATCTTGCTGCTGTAGCACAGCTCATGACTGGGCTGGGTGCCAGATAAGTGGCTCATTTCCCTGATCACCAGGCTTCCCATTGTGGCATCATCATTGGTGTAATAATTTGAGCTGTTTAACCTTGCCAGCCTCTGCACAGCAGGGACGGCACTGACTGTGGTTGCCTGTGCAAAGGAAGCAAATATTAATTGAtaaccacacaccccccccaccccccaccccccagagtTTATAGAAACTCAAGACCAACAAGCACCTTCTCTCAACGTGTTTACATATCGTCGGCCAACATGATCAAAATGATGTTGAATCCTGCGGTGATCATTGACAATGGATCTGGACTCTGCAAGTCTGGGATAGTGGGTGACAGCATCCCCACATCAGTTATACCATCGGTTGTGGGCTGTTCTAAGTTGACAAAGGGATCACGCAATGCCAATCTCAAAGACTATTACGTTGGTAAGGCAGCACAAAGCAGAAGAGATGTCTTGGCTTTGAAGCATCCAATTGAGCGTGGCATAGTGACCTCttgggaggagatggagatgatCTGGAGATATATATATGGTTTCGAACTGCGTGTGAAGTCCAAAGAGAGGCCAATTTTGTTGACTGCTGCCCCGCTGACTCCTTTCTCTAACAGAGAAAAGATGGCTGAGATAATGTTCGAAGGCTTCTCCGTGCCAGCAATGTTCATTGCCATTCCAGCCACATTGGCCCTTTACACATCCGGCCGTACCCGAGGTATAGTGCTAGATAGTGGCTATGGAATAACGGATGCTGTGCCCATCTACGAAGGCTACTACCTTCCGGACGCCGTACAAAGGCTGAACCTCGCCGGGAGCGACATCACCGAAAACCTTTGGAGGCTCATGTTGGAGAACAGGCATTCTTCCGCTGAGAAAATGGAGACAGAACTCATCCAGGAAATCAAGGAAAAACTCTGCTACATCTCTCTTGACCCTAAGCAAGAGAGCAAGAAGCCGGCCGATGAACTCCAACATGAGTATCAGATGCCAGATGGGACTCAGATTGTGGTCAAAAATGAGCTGTTTGGCGCACCGGAATTGCTTTTTGCCCCAGACAGTGTTGGAGTGAAGGAAAGTGGAATCCACAAGCTGATATTAAGCAGCATCGCAAGATGTGAACAACGGTTgcataaagaattccacagtaaCATGCTGCTGTCTGGTGGTTCAACTCTCTTTTCAGGCATTGAGGATCGTTTACTCAAAGAAATCAAGCTGCACACGCCGAGTGGAGTCCAAGTGAAGATCATCGCCCCACCGGAAAGGAACTATTCTGTTTGGATGGGCGCTTCAATTTTAACAAGTTTGGCATCCTTTAAACATATGTGGGTGACTCTCAGTGATTATAATGACTTTGGGCCATCTGTGGTGAACAAGAGGTGTCTTTAAAAGCTGTTTGTCTCGAAGTGTGACTGTtgaaatcaaatttttaaaatgtacgcGATCAAATACTAGTTCATAAATCACGATGTCTTGAGTGCTGGTCAAATCACGAAAGATTTGGAATTAATATTTCTTGCGGGTAATTCTGGTTTTTGATTATATATCTTGACACGCTTTCATTGTACAAAAGGGAACAGTCCTGCATAGTCCACCAAAGAAAACTGAGCCTAAGAACTATCTGTAATTGATTTGAGTCACTGACTTTTAAAATGAGCTTGTATTTTCTTCATTGTCAGGTCATTAATAATTACAGTGCTTCCAGAGTCTACAATTTTGCATGTAATCCTTTCTTCCCCCTTTGCTGGAGACTACCCTCTTATGTTATTGCATGTCTTGATGTAATCTGACGCAACTCCACCATTAttgtcacaaacaaaaacagaaatcgctgaaaaagctcagcgggtctggcagcatctgtggagagaaatctgagggaaaaagtttaagggaaatatgcgtggaaagttcttcacgcagacgttggtgggtgcctggaacgcgttgccagcagaggtggtagaggtgggtacaatagtGTCTTTTAAGATGTATCTAAACAGCTACATGAATGGacaaggagcagagggatacagatcctcggaaaataggtgacaggtttagatggaggacctagatcagtgcaggcttgaagggctgaagggcctgtgcctgtgctgtaaatttctttgttctttgttcttaatgattcgggtccagtgacccttcctcaggatgcTATTACTGTCCTCAGACCATGACAAGAAAGGCACCATTGCGTAAAATTAATTCTGTTCCAGGTTCTGCAAGGCCTAAAATTCCCACTAATTACAGAAAGTGAAATATTTTGAGTTTGCTTCAGGCTCTGTGGTGCTGGTTGACCTCAGCAGGCCATTACATATTCTCTTCAGCAACAGAGGGGCTAAGCCACACATTCTTTCCGCTTCTGATGACCTTACTGCAAAATGCATGTCTACATAAAACACTTCAGCTGAGTAATGGTTGGAGTTTAACCTTAACACCCTCCTTGGCTAAAGTGTTTGCAAACAGACCTCACACATTGAGTATTGAACCTCAATGAGTTGGAACATTCAGGGTAAAAATAGGGGCAATGCTTCTGCCTATAGATTGATTAGACACTTTTGGAGCATGGTgctacagtggctcagtggttagcattggtgCCTCACCACACCAGGAACATAGGCTTgattcccagcctcaggcgactgtctgtgtggagtttgcacattctccccatgtctgtgtgggtttcctctgcgtgctccagtttccgcccacaatccaaagatgttcaggttagggtggattggccctgggaaattgccccatggtgtccagggatgcgcaggccatgggaaatgcagcattacagggattgggtggatgcccttcagaaggtcagtgtggacttgatgagctgagtagcttgcttctacgctgtagggattctaatctgaGTTAAATGAGCTTTGCAAATTTAGAAATGttaaaaaggaacagaataaGTAAGGAGGAAGAGCAATTTGACAGTGGAATTTTCATCCTATTTTCTTTCATGTCTCCCTCATAACATTTCCAGCAATACCTCACAGAGGAATTGCCAGATCGGATCTTTCAGGGAATAGCTCAGCTGACAGTCTTTTGCAATTAGGCAGAAGTGAAAACATTAATTGAAAAAGAAGAGGTCTGGATTTACAATCCTGACTGTGTGCTGTTGGCCTGATCCTCCAAGCTGCAACCTGGAAGTTTTTCGTGATGAAAAGGACaaagggaaagtgtgaggtggttcactttggcaggagtaacaggaatgcagagtactgggctaatggtaagattcttgataatgtagatctcggtgtccaggtacagagatccctgaaagttgccacccaggttgataggcttgttaagaaggcaaacagcatgttagcttttactggtagagggattgagtttcggagccatgaggtcacgttgcagctgtgcaaaacccctggtgcggccgcacttggagtattacgtacaatctggtcaccacattataggaaggatgtggagctttggaaagggttcagaggagatttactgggatgttgcctggtatggaaggaaggtcttatgaggaaaggctgagagacttgaggctgtttttgtaagagagcagaaggttgagaggtgacttaattgagacatataagataatcagagggttagataggatatACAGTGAGAACCTTTATCCTCAGATGGtggtggctagcacgaggggacatagctttaaattgaggtgtgatagatataggatggGTGTGAGTGGTGGTATCTTTACCCAGAGAATAGTACtaaacttgccaactttaaggacatttgaatggtcattggataggcatatggatgagaatggaatagtgtagattagatgggcttcagattggttgcacaggtcggtgcaacattgagggccgaagggcctgtactgcgctggaatgttccatgttctatgttcatccCTGATTATTGCACAAGCCTGTGGCAGGTCCCATAGTGCCATGTCTCAGGAGCTCTGGAAATGTTGCAGGGAGTTTGATGTAGGGGCATTTCATCtgtttcccccccctcccccaccccaccctttgAATGTGTGTGTTAGAAAGTATAGAGTCATGCAATGTGCTGTGCTGTGTAAATGACGCAGTGTAAGTCTACCATACCACCATCGAAACTCATTGTTATTTTATTACAGGATAACACTTTCGATCCATTAATTGTAAACAGTAGAGGTGTTCAAAACTATGAGGGGTTTTAATAGAAGAGACAAGGAACAACTTTTAATTGGCAAGAGAATTGGTCACAGGTTTAAGATAAATGGTTAAAGAAACCCATTGAAAAGATGAGACATTGAGTTATAATTTGGAACACACTCCCTCACAGGAAACATTTACAAAAGCAGATTTCAAAAGGGGATGGGATCCTGCTGTTcagaaggaggaagtgaggactgtctgaaacatcaactctcctgctcctcagatgctgcctgacctgctgtgcttttccagcactaaccTTTTGACTCTGTTTACAGAGATCAGGTCTACCCTCGGTGGGGGTGGAATCATTTACAGAGTTGATTGAACACAATCACACACAGCGGAGAATCTTTCTGGAATCTTATTGATGTAGggcagcacggtgcctcagtggttagcactgctgcctcacagcgccagggacccagcctcgggcgactttctgtgtggagcttacacattctccccatgtctgtgcgggttttctccgggtgctctggtttcttcccaaactccaaagatgtgcacgttacaGTGgatggaccatgctaaattacccatagtgttcagggatgtgtaggttagggtgcactagtcaggggtaaatgtaggggaatgggtctggggcggggtttactcttcagagggccggtgtgtggacttgttgggcccagtGGCCTTTTTGCACAGTATAGGGATTGTATGATGTAGATCCAGTTCCATGTGATCCTACATCACTGTGACATAGCTTCATATACACATGTGCAATAGCCATTCTTAGGTAAAGGATGCAGTTACCCATCTTCTCCACCTTCTTTCACTCTGTCTCTTTTAACATTAACATTTAACCCCTGACCTTAAACTCTTTACTCCTATTTCCCCCTCTCAAAACTCTCCCGGCATTCTCAAGCTCACTGAGAGGAAAtgtaatgttatggaccaggccagaacccctTAAAACACTTTAagaaggtaggagaaagtgaggtctgtaaatgctggagatcagagctgaaaatgtgttgctggaaaagtgcagcaggtcaggcagcatccaaggaacaggagattcgacgtttcgggcataagcccttcttcagggctgaagaagggcttatgccagaaacgtcgaatctcctgttccttggatgctgcctgacctgctgcgcttttccagcaacacattttcaactttaagaaggtagcctagactctaacttttccttattttaaaggcagatgtgaagtgggtgttgcaggtgtgatgcagctggtcaaaccactcagctttaagcaaaacagcatttatttaaacactacagttgaaacacgaaTAAACAAATTTGGAATTTAGAATTACTTAACTGTTGGAAAACGAAACCGACctaatacagtaactattactaatcaactgttccaatactataatatcccataaacatgccccttggcaaaaaggcaaattcaaacacagattcctaCAGGcaagagagagatttcagagaaagtccgTCCGGAATCTTGGCCTGAGACTTGGCACATTTCTGATCATCAAAACGTCTTATCACGGCTACAGTTACAAAAAACTAGAAAAAGTCTGAACTGGGAAAACTAGCCAATCCCCTTCGATTCTTAAACTGTTCCTCCCTAGACTCTTTGGCCTTTACAACCTCTTTTCAAAAATACCAAGGACAAATCCTTTTTAAAATGGCAGCACATCACAGTAGGATGTGTGTGTTCCCTTGCCACCTCATTGGAAGGTGatcaagttggtggagtgggaatgGCAGACTCTCATCATAGCTGGTCCTTGGATGTACAGTCACAAAGTCCAATCAAGAGGGAAACAAATTGATTGAAGAGGTAATCATTCAGACCTTGCCACTAACCCAAGCTTTTCAAATGGCAGATACAAACTGGAATTTTCCCTCTCGCAGCAACTTTGGTTCACTTTGAGCTAGGGATTAACTCAAGGGAAGAACAAAGAGCAGTCTAAAGACAACTTTAGAGAGGAGGGAATGACAATTGCCGATGTCACCAGGATTAGGAAGCTCCCTTTATCGTATGAGGTTGCATTATCGCAGACATAGACATTGCTGGAATGCCAGCAATAAATAGAAATATATCATCATCATCGACAAAAGTAAACTCTACACTAGGGTCTGTAAgatgttcctgtgttgtattgtgGTCTGTAAACTTGATGGTAAATAGGGCAATAGCAGGGCATTCAGAATACATTACCTTTCTATCAGTCTTAATCTCAGTCAATTGTTCAGACTGGCTAGGTTTGAGGGGTTAACTGCTACATTTCCTTTCCCATTTACTTCTACGCCTTTCCTCAAACGATCATCATCTTCTGACGGGAAACTCTGTCATTTCAATCAACCTGCCTTTCTATGGTTCTGCAAAATTAAATTAAGATCTGCactcacttgcgctctctctctctcaggagatCCTTTTTCAATTTTGAGATCACTACTTATTAATCTTAGCAGTACAATTTCCTCAGCTAATAACACACAACAATCTTCtagctttttatcatttattccTGGGACATGGGTATCTCTGCTTGTacctgattgcccttgagaaggtggtggtgagctgccttcttgaactgctgcagttcgtTATgtatagatagacccacaattCCCTTAGggaaagagttccaggattttaacccactgacagtgaaggaacagtgatatatttccaagtcaggatgagtggtttggagggaaacttgcaggcagtggtgttcccaagtatctgctaacCTTGCCCTTATAGATGtaagtggttgtaggtttggaaggtactgacaGAAGATCTttagtgaacttctgcagtgcatcttgtagatagtgcaaactgctgttactgagtgttagtggtggagggtgtggatgtttGCAGAAGTGGTACCAAACAagtgagttgctttgtcctggattgttgctgcaaatgtgttgctggtcaaagcacagcaggccaggcagcatctcaggaatagagaattcgacgtttcgagcataagcccttcatcaggaataagagagagagagccaagcaggctaagataaaaggtagggaggagggactagggggaggggcgatggaggtgggataggtggaaggaggtcaaggtgagggtgataggccggagtggggtgggggcggagaggtcaggaagaggattgcaggttaggagggcggtgctgagttgagggaaccgactgagacaaggtggggggaggggaaatgaggaaactggagaaatctgaattcataccttgtggttggagggttcccaggcggaagatgaggcgctcctcctccagctgtcgtgttgttatgttctgccggtggaggagtccaaggacctgcatgtcctcggtggagtgggagggagagttaaagtgttgagccatggggtggttgggttggttggttcgggcggcccggaggtgttctctgaagcgttccgcaagtaagcggcctgtctcaccaacatagaggaggccacatcgggtgcagcggatgcaatagatgatgtgtgtggaggtacaggtgaacttgtggcggatatggaaggatcccttggggccttggagggaagtgagtgtggaggtgtgggcgcaagttttacatttcctgcggttgcaggggaaggtgccgggggtggaggttgggttggtggggggtgtggatctgacgagggagtcacgaagggagtggtccttgcggaacgctgataggggaggggagggaaatatatccttggtggtggggtccgtttggaggtggcggaaatggcggcggatgatacgttgtatgcggaggttggtggggtggtaggtgagaaccagtggggttctgtcttggtgatgatacgttgtatgcggaggttggtggggtggtaggtgagaaccagtggggttctgtcttggtgatgatacgttgtatgcggaggttggtggggtggtaggtgagaaccagtggggttgatgatacgttgtatgcggaggttggtggggtggtccTGGATTGTGttgagcttcttaagtgttgttggagcagctcCCTGCCAttgttccctcacactcctgccTTGCGCCTTGCTGGGGAGAGACAAGGTGTGTTTTCTagcttctgacttgctcttgtagctactgtatttATACGGTGACTCcagctaagtttctggtcaatggtagccccaaggatattgattgtgggggattcagcgatggtaacaccattaaatgtcaaggggcagtggttagattatctcttattggagaagGTCATTTGTCGCGAATGTTACTTTCTTACATCGAGTACATCTTAGCAAGATGTGATCATGAGTAAATAAAGTAACGTGGCTCAAAATAAATGCAGCCATCATACTATAACTAGCAACTGTGAAACTTAACattaatttaaaaaggaggatggCTCTTTGTTGAATATAAGTGGCTGAGTAGTGATTGGGATTGGGTGGACCTCATTGACTATGAGCATCGTGGGCCAATCCAGCCAGCCCTGGCTGAccgatataaccaggagattagaatctcctcagttgaggactgactctgagctggctggttacAGTCAGTGTACCGATGTACTGGTGAATGAAGGGTAACTTGGGATTCTGGCCTCTGAGCAATGATTTCAGGCTGCCATTTTAAACGTGTACATTCACAGATAAAAGTGCATTTCATTTGGTCGCAAGTATTATCGTTCAAAATTTCAAGGCTGAGATCAAATATAAGAAATAGAATATTCATAACAAATCACTTATAGAGCAAAAGGTTTCAACACTGAGTATGATGGACAAAAATGTAATATGACAGTTGATGTTCCTTACCCCCGTGGAATTCCATCCCTCCCATGCCTCTGTTCGATGCAAGAAAGGATCCAGATGGTGGGGGACCCAGAATACCTGGAGCCAGGTTTGTTGACTGTAAAATCAGAGGATCGTCCATTtgggagtggcacagtggctcagtggttagcactgctgtctcacagaaccaggaacccgggttcgattccacccttgggtgactgtctgtgtggaggttgcacattcttcccgtgtctgcatgggtttcctccaggtgttccagtttcctcccacagtccaaaggtgtgcaggttagggtggattggccatgggaaattgcccatcgtgACCAGGGATATGCAAggtaggtgggttaaccatgggaaatgtctggttatagggatggggtgggtctgggtgggattttcttcagagggttagtgtggactccaTAGGCCAATTGGCCTgattccacagtgtagggattctatgaggtgAGGTAGCTCTG of the Hemiscyllium ocellatum isolate sHemOce1 chromosome 16, sHemOce1.pat.X.cur, whole genome shotgun sequence genome contains:
- the LOC132823523 gene encoding actin, clone 302-like, producing the protein MIKMMLNPAVIIDNGSGLCKSGIVGDSIPTSVIPSVVGCSKLTKGSRNANLKDYYVGKAAQSRRDVLALKHPIERGIVTSWEEMEMIWRYIYGFELRVKSKERPILLTAAPLTPFSNREKMAEIMFEGFSVPAMFIAIPATLALYTSGRTRGIVLDSGYGITDAVPIYEGYYLPDAVQRLNLAGSDITENLWRLMLENRHSSAEKMETELIQEIKEKLCYISLDPKQESKKPADELQHEYQMPDGTQIVVKNELFGAPELLFAPDSVGVKESGIHKLILSSIARCEQRLHKEFHSNMLLSGGSTLFSGIEDRLLKEIKLHTPSGVQVKIIAPPERNYSVWMGASILTSLASFKHMWVTLSDYNDFGPSVVNKRCL